In Mycobacterium sp. ITM-2016-00317, the genomic window CGGCGGGGTGGCTGGCGTACAGGTCGGCGGCCTTGGCGGTGTCGATCACCGACCCGCCGCCGAGCGAGACATAGCCGTCCGGCGCGGCGTCGACGGCGAATGCCGCTGCCTGCTCGAAGGATTCGTCGGTGGGCTCGACACGGACATCGGTGTAGGCGATCACGTCGACACCCGACTCCCGCAGAGACCGCCGCACGGTGTCGAAGATCTCCAGTTCGGCGACGGTCGGGTCGGTGAACAGTGCGACGCGCTCGGCGCCCAGCGCCCTGACCCGGTCACCCACCTCGCGCAGACAGCCTCGCCCGAACGTGACCCGTGACGCGTCGACGGTGAACGCGGTGTCCCCGCCGCTGTGATGGCAGCAACTCATCCTGCCGATTGTCCACCTCCGCGGCGCGGATCCGCCGAAGGCCCGCCTACGCGCTCCACCGGTGCCGCACACCGCTGGGCGGGCAGCCGAAGTATCTGCGGAAGGCGCGGGTGAAGGTACCCGGATCCCGGAAGCCGCTGTCGTAGCATGCGGTCTGCACGGCGGCGCCGTTGTGCAGCAGCCTGCTGGCGAACTCCAGGCGGGCGCGGCGGATCTCGTCGGCCGGTGTCCTGCCGATCTCGGCGAACAGCGCCTGCACCGCGCGGACCGACATGTGGTTGTCCCTCGCCAGCACCGCCACCCCGAATTCGGGGTCGCGGAAGTTCTGCTGCACCTGCCGCACCAGATCGGCCCGCGTCGCCGACCGGGTCCGTCCGCTCAGACCGTGCCACCGCGGAAGCGGCGTGCCGGCCCTGACCTGCTCGGACGCGTCCTCGAACGCCAGCAGTGTGGCGCCGC contains:
- a CDS encoding helix-turn-helix domain-containing protein gives rise to the protein MTAEPDGDLLAAVVEAAPTPLWVIAGTGRVQLVNRAALALLGYPTAGDLIGRPSHHTLHACHPDGTEYPQQTCPIVGNGGVDPGPRTGTEWFTTRSGRHLPVRWSTRRLNGCGATLLAFEDASEQVRAGTPLPRWHGLSGRTRSATRADLVRQVQQNFRDPEFGVAVLARDNHMSVRAVQALFAEIGRTPADEIRRARLEFASRLLHNGAAVQTACYDSGFRDPGTFTRAFRRYFGCPPSGVRHRWSA